One Burkholderia thailandensis E264 genomic window carries:
- a CDS encoding flagellar motor switch protein FliG: METPVADSNAQGSIEQAAIILLSIGEERAADVLRCLSRPELLRITQTMSSMAGVKVDVVKDALQRFFDQYREQSGIHGASRVYLQRALDLALGRDIANTVLNSVYGDSIRPKMARLQWVSPRWLADHIVHEHVRMQAVFLAFLPPAQASQVIEMLPPQTRDTILINVAKLDEVDHTLLVELEELIELCLKDLDLQGTTVEGVRQAAEIINRLPGDRMQMIELLRAHDPGVVTEIETSMYHFDMLARQSDNAIGRIVEVAPVEQWAIALKGADPAVLAALQRVMPRRQVQAFDDTIRRTGPLPSTRIEQVRRDIMARVKALADEGEIELRLVEEDVVS; this comes from the coding sequence ATCCTGCTGAGTATCGGCGAGGAGCGCGCGGCCGACGTGCTGCGTTGCCTGTCGCGTCCGGAACTGCTGCGAATCACGCAGACGATGTCGAGCATGGCGGGCGTCAAGGTGGACGTCGTGAAGGACGCGCTGCAGCGCTTCTTCGATCAGTATCGCGAACAAAGCGGCATTCACGGCGCGTCGCGCGTGTACCTGCAGCGCGCGCTGGATCTCGCGCTCGGGCGCGACATCGCGAACACGGTGCTCAACAGCGTGTACGGCGACAGCATCCGCCCGAAGATGGCCCGTCTTCAATGGGTGTCGCCGCGCTGGCTCGCGGACCATATCGTCCACGAGCACGTGCGCATGCAGGCCGTGTTCCTCGCATTCCTGCCGCCTGCCCAGGCGAGTCAGGTCATCGAGATGCTGCCGCCGCAGACGCGCGACACGATCCTCATCAACGTCGCGAAGCTTGACGAAGTGGATCACACGCTGCTCGTGGAACTCGAGGAGCTGATCGAGCTGTGCCTGAAGGACCTGGACCTGCAGGGCACGACCGTGGAGGGCGTGCGACAGGCCGCCGAGATCATCAACCGCTTGCCGGGCGACCGCATGCAGATGATCGAGTTGCTGCGCGCGCACGATCCCGGCGTCGTCACCGAGATCGAGACGAGCATGTATCACTTCGACATGCTGGCGCGACAGAGCGACAACGCGATCGGCCGGATCGTCGAGGTCGCGCCGGTCGAACAGTGGGCGATCGCGCTGAAGGGCGCCGATCCGGCGGTGCTCGCGGCGCTGCAACGGGTGATGCCGCGCCGCCAGGTGCAGGCGTTCGACGACACGATTCGCCGCACGGGGCCGCTTCCGTCCACGCGAATCGAGCAGGTGCGGCGCGACATCATGGCGCGCGTCAAGGCGCTGGCCGATGAGGGCGAGATCGAACTGCGCCTCGTCGAGGAGGACGTCGTCTCGTGA